In Desulforegulaceae bacterium, the following are encoded in one genomic region:
- a CDS encoding tetratricopeptide repeat protein — MVKLLFKLIPLVILLSHPFLSYASETRVDLNSRVEIGKEHFSTGNFENSYQIFKDLFLKNPGNETINFYLGRSAFETKKYEEAVFAYQRMLISQPNLSRVKLEMARSYMALGSYQEAKRIFNEVLNENPPEDVKENIRLFIKAIDSREKKHIFSGSVEVGYGYDDNPRATSSDKTIEIPVFNNLPMNVGGKGSDYFFTTSAEFAYI, encoded by the coding sequence ATGGTAAAATTACTTTTTAAGCTGATTCCTTTAGTAATCCTTTTATCCCACCCTTTCTTATCCTATGCTTCAGAAACCAGGGTTGATCTGAACAGCAGGGTTGAAATTGGTAAAGAACATTTCTCAACAGGAAATTTTGAAAACTCTTATCAAATTTTTAAAGATCTTTTTTTAAAAAACCCCGGGAATGAAACAATAAACTTTTATCTTGGAAGATCTGCTTTTGAGACCAAAAAATATGAAGAAGCTGTTTTTGCTTATCAAAGAATGCTTATTTCTCAACCCAATCTTTCAAGGGTCAAGCTTGAAATGGCAAGATCTTATATGGCTCTTGGCTCCTATCAGGAAGCAAAAAGAATTTTTAATGAAGTTTTAAACGAAAACCCTCCTGAAGATGTTAAGGAAAATATCCGCCTTTTTATAAAAGCAATTGATTCAAGAGAGAAAAAACATATTTTTTCAGGATCTGTTGAAGTTGGATATGGATATGATGACAACCCAAGGGCAACCTCTTCGGATAAGACAATTGAAATTCCTGTTTTTAACAACCTTCCAATGAATGTTGGGGGAAAAGGTTCAGATTATTTTTTTACTACCTCTGCTGAATTTGCCTATATATAA
- a CDS encoding YgiQ family radical SAM protein has product MNISDFIPSTPEEVQKRGWDNLNVIIVTGDAHLDSPFIGSTIIGRVLLSKGFKVGIISQPETNNDKDIKRLGQPNLFWGVTAGAMDSMVSNYTASGKKRNKDDLTPGGINNKRPDLATIKYTNLIQRYFKNSAPIVLGGIEASLRRISHFDFISKKLRRSVLFDSKADYLLFGMGEKSTIELANHLKNKTSPHNIRGLAYISKTIPKNYETIPSYEEVSKSKDKFREMFLKFYENKDPISAKGMVQKHNDRYLVLNPPALNLTQKELDEVYELPFTRKVHPFDLKKGGVSAVETINHSITTHRGCYGECNFCAIAVHQGTTIVSRSEESILKEVENITKMKTFKGYITDLGGPTANMYGFECQKKLKLGSCLDKSCLFPSVCPSLKPSHKRQIDLIQRAENIKNVKKVFISSGIRYDMILKDKNYGEKYLKKIIDKNISGQLKIAPEHCDDKVLSLMGKPSSEVLKKFKSVFDHLSKNKKIFLSYYFIAAHPGCSKKEMINLKKFCINILRHNPRQIQIFTPTPSTISTMMYYTKKDIDNNEIYVEQNLRGKENQKQIIIR; this is encoded by the coding sequence TTGAACATTTCTGATTTCATACCTTCAACTCCTGAAGAAGTGCAAAAAAGGGGCTGGGACAACCTGAATGTAATAATTGTAACAGGAGATGCCCACTTAGATTCCCCATTTATCGGCTCTACAATTATTGGAAGAGTTCTTTTATCAAAAGGATTTAAAGTAGGGATCATTTCTCAACCAGAAACAAATAATGATAAAGATATAAAAAGGCTTGGCCAGCCAAATCTTTTTTGGGGAGTAACAGCAGGAGCCATGGATTCAATGGTTTCAAACTACACTGCATCAGGTAAAAAAAGAAATAAAGATGATCTAACTCCCGGGGGAATAAACAATAAACGCCCTGACCTTGCCACAATAAAATACACAAACCTTATTCAAAGATATTTTAAAAACTCTGCCCCCATTGTCCTTGGAGGAATTGAAGCAAGTTTAAGAAGAATAAGTCATTTTGATTTTATTTCAAAAAAATTAAGGCGCTCTGTTCTTTTTGATTCAAAGGCAGATTATCTTTTATTTGGAATGGGTGAAAAATCAACCATTGAACTTGCAAACCACCTTAAAAACAAAACCTCTCCCCATAATATAAGGGGTCTGGCATATATATCAAAAACAATACCAAAAAATTATGAAACCATTCCTTCCTACGAAGAAGTGTCAAAGTCTAAAGATAAATTCAGGGAAATGTTTTTAAAATTTTATGAAAACAAAGATCCCATCTCAGCCAAAGGAATGGTTCAAAAACACAATGACAGATACCTTGTTTTAAATCCTCCGGCTCTAAATCTTACCCAAAAAGAACTTGATGAGGTTTATGAACTTCCATTTACAAGAAAAGTTCACCCCTTTGATTTAAAAAAAGGTGGGGTCAGTGCTGTTGAAACAATAAACCACTCGATTACAACCCATAGAGGCTGTTATGGGGAATGCAATTTTTGTGCAATTGCTGTTCATCAAGGAACGACTATTGTCTCAAGAAGCGAAGAATCAATTTTAAAAGAAGTGGAAAACATAACCAAAATGAAGACATTTAAAGGTTATATTACAGACCTTGGAGGCCCCACTGCCAATATGTATGGATTTGAATGTCAAAAAAAACTAAAGCTGGGTTCCTGCCTAGATAAAAGCTGCCTTTTTCCTTCAGTTTGCCCAAGCCTGAAACCCAGCCATAAAAGACAAATTGATCTTATCCAAAGAGCTGAAAATATAAAAAATGTAAAAAAAGTCTTTATTTCTTCAGGAATCAGGTATGACATGATTTTAAAAGATAAAAACTACGGTGAAAAATATTTAAAAAAAATAATTGATAAAAACATTTCAGGTCAGCTTAAAATTGCACCAGAGCACTGCGATGACAAGGTTTTATCTCTTATGGGGAAACCTTCTTCAGAGGTTTTGAAAAAATTTAAGTCAGTTTTCGACCATCTTTCAAAAAACAAAAAAATTTTTCTTAGTTATTATTTTATTGCAGCCCACCCTGGATGCTCAAAAAAAGAGATGATAAACTTAAAAAAATTCTGTATAAATATACTAAGGCATAACCCAAGACAAATACAAATTTTTACTCCAACACCGTCAACAATATCAACAATGATGTATTATACTAAAAAAGATATTGATAATAATGAAATTTATGTTGAGCAAAATTTAAGAGGAAAAGAAAACCAAAAACAAATAATAATAAGATGA
- a CDS encoding acyl-CoA dehydrogenase family protein, whose protein sequence is MKEILKLSQEINSFFETKDKNQKVFFNHIFLNYCSKYAVNKDFGGIGGEFQDIYKFTKALTKETANLGISLSILINMLILKIISIYGNDEQKEKYLKSSIEKGLVFSFAVSEPKAGPHPKYLKSSAVKNNSLYVLNGEKTFTTNAPICDYSIVIAITSVDERKNYSAFFVPSDNTNVLIEPIENLPFFKDCPHGSIKFTNFETNEKEILGKIDKAYDEIVMSFRKYEDILMAGPILGVFEYLIHSVLKKNKDIDNKDFLYESGAIIASVKTLDFLCEKACIELENNKNTTEFIHLFLRDHFKSLIERLNNLALKFELDFENTEKEILEDLSSSGKIAFKSAWTKLVKLAESESL, encoded by the coding sequence ATGAAAGAAATTTTAAAATTATCCCAGGAAATTAATAGTTTTTTTGAAACAAAAGATAAAAACCAAAAGGTTTTTTTTAATCATATTTTTTTAAATTATTGTTCAAAATATGCTGTTAATAAAGATTTCGGAGGAATTGGCGGAGAATTTCAGGATATCTACAAATTCACCAAAGCTCTTACCAAAGAAACTGCCAACCTTGGAATTTCACTTTCAATTCTTATAAACATGCTTATTTTAAAAATTATTTCCATTTATGGAAATGATGAGCAAAAAGAAAAGTATCTTAAAAGTTCAATTGAAAAAGGGCTTGTTTTTTCATTTGCTGTTTCAGAACCCAAAGCAGGCCCCCACCCTAAGTACCTAAAATCATCAGCAGTAAAAAACAACAGCCTATATGTTCTCAACGGAGAAAAAACTTTTACCACCAATGCCCCTATTTGTGATTACTCAATAGTTATTGCTATAACTTCTGTTGATGAAAGAAAAAACTACTCTGCCTTTTTTGTTCCCTCAGACAATACAAATGTATTGATTGAACCAATTGAAAATCTCCCTTTTTTCAAAGATTGCCCCCATGGCTCAATTAAGTTCACAAACTTTGAAACAAATGAAAAAGAAATTTTGGGTAAAATTGACAAAGCCTATGATGAAATAGTAATGTCTTTTAGAAAATATGAAGATATTTTAATGGCAGGACCAATTTTAGGCGTCTTTGAATATCTTATACATTCTGTTCTCAAAAAAAATAAAGATATTGACAACAAAGATTTTTTATATGAATCAGGAGCAATTATTGCCTCAGTTAAAACACTTGATTTCCTCTGTGAAAAAGCATGTATAGAGCTTGAAAACAATAAAAACACAACTGAATTCATTCATCTGTTTTTAAGAGATCATTTTAAATCTTTAATTGAAAGGCTTAATAACCTAGCTTTAAAATTTGAACTTGACTTTGAAAATACAGAAAAAGAAATTTTGGAAGACCTTTCAAGTTCAGGCAAAATTGCTTTTAAATCTGCCTGGACAAAACTTGTAAAACTTGCCGAAAGCGAGAGTTTATAA
- a CDS encoding cysteine synthase family protein, with protein MSILNAIGNTPIVELTNIWSTEKTGIKILVKLEGSNPGGSVKDRPAFYMIQKAYESGLLTKEKTILEPTSGNTGIGMAMVARAMGFSIKLIMPACVSTERRSILIAMGAELELTPGSEKTDGAIARANHILESYPDKYYMPNQFKNEANYMAHFYSTGPEINEQTKGEADLFVAGMGTTGTLMGCSKYFKDNNLKTKVLGIEPQIGHRIQGLKNMEEAIVPEIYNPSLLDHKIFCSDRDAFNTVRELALCEGIFCGISSGAALWGAMEAAKDMAKGSTIVVLLPDRGDRYLSTEVFRSVCAKCPP; from the coding sequence ATGAGTATTCTTAATGCCATAGGTAACACGCCTATAGTGGAGTTAACAAATATCTGGAGTACTGAAAAGACAGGAATAAAAATTCTTGTAAAACTTGAAGGTTCAAATCCAGGAGGCTCTGTAAAAGACAGGCCTGCATTCTATATGATACAAAAAGCTTATGAAAGCGGACTTCTTACAAAAGAAAAAACCATACTTGAACCCACCTCAGGAAATACAGGAATCGGGATGGCTATGGTTGCAAGAGCAATGGGTTTTTCCATAAAACTAATCATGCCGGCCTGTGTCAGCACTGAAAGAAGATCCATTCTGATTGCAATGGGAGCAGAACTTGAGCTTACCCCTGGAAGTGAAAAAACAGACGGGGCAATAGCAAGAGCCAATCATATTCTTGAATCCTACCCAGACAAGTATTATATGCCCAATCAATTTAAAAATGAAGCAAACTATATGGCTCATTTTTATTCAACAGGGCCTGAAATCAATGAACAGACAAAAGGTGAAGCTGATCTTTTTGTAGCTGGAATGGGAACTACAGGAACATTGATGGGATGTTCAAAATATTTTAAAGACAACAATTTAAAAACAAAAGTACTTGGGATTGAACCCCAAATAGGTCACAGAATCCAGGGCCTTAAAAATATGGAAGAAGCAATTGTTCCAGAAATATATAATCCCTCTTTGCTTGATCATAAAATTTTTTGTAGTGACAGGGATGCATTTAATACAGTAAGGGAGCTTGCTCTTTGTGAAGGAATTTTTTGCGGAATAAGTAGCGGTGCCGCACTTTGGGGTGCAATGGAAGCAGCAAAAGATATGGCAAAAGGCTCAACAATTGTTGTTCTTCTTCCTGACCGGGGAGACAGATACCTATCAACAGAAGTGTTTAGAAGTGTTTGTGCTAAATGCCCTCCATGA
- a CDS encoding ATP-binding protein — MEEKKTALPKDYEGRLLFQDISLDLKKSLCSYINRLQSINELLVPAILYISAWKDGKNEIWYEYAGDNFKDLFSSDIKNLSSVFKNSVKARKTYVQKESNLTIQTQDKPLLLKKILKLRNETENSGFNEAVYKIEYRNNIFWLKDQARVIPFTKDKVTISIGNLTNVTKEMEADEARKKAEIILKNKEEILTSLFNNSYDSVILTDIEGNIIDCNEVAERTFNYTKNELINKKYYSFILPQERKTSINKIKEVMGKKNIRTELTLLTKDKKTLEVEVSIVRIDSNPLVIQSFIRKNSEKIALEKEKIATSKFKLVSTMATGISHDINNILSIIHGNLSLAAMEASKNNNENILKIIERINKASSHLELITKKFFSFSDTSLIIKNSIEIKSFFNKYVDKYKDLTLTIKIADNLKYFRINPLIFEPAIDAIIENSSEAIANSKHKEIKIKISDLTIKEDSDLKEKLFKEENYIKIEIIDSGKGIKPDNISRMFDPYFSTKPLSSKKGTGLGLSNVYTAIKQHEGYIEVESKENIMTKFIVYIPE, encoded by the coding sequence ATGGAAGAAAAAAAAACTGCCCTGCCCAAAGACTATGAAGGAAGACTTTTATTTCAAGATATTTCTCTTGACCTGAAAAAAAGTCTTTGTTCATATATAAACCGTCTTCAATCAATAAACGAGCTTCTTGTTCCTGCAATTTTGTATATTTCAGCCTGGAAAGATGGAAAAAATGAAATTTGGTATGAATATGCAGGAGATAATTTTAAAGATCTTTTTTCTTCGGATATAAAAAATTTATCCTCAGTATTTAAAAACTCAGTAAAAGCAAGAAAAACTTATGTACAAAAAGAATCTAATCTCACAATTCAAACCCAGGACAAACCTCTTCTTCTTAAAAAAATTTTAAAACTAAGAAATGAAACTGAAAATTCCGGATTTAATGAGGCTGTATATAAAATAGAATATAGAAACAATATCTTCTGGCTAAAAGATCAGGCTAGAGTAATTCCTTTTACTAAAGATAAAGTTACAATTTCAATAGGCAATCTCACCAATGTCACCAAGGAAATGGAAGCAGACGAAGCAAGAAAAAAAGCAGAAATTATTCTTAAAAACAAGGAAGAAATTCTTACTTCCCTTTTTAACAACTCATACGATTCTGTAATCTTAACAGACATTGAGGGAAACATTATTGATTGCAATGAGGTTGCTGAAAGAACTTTCAATTATACTAAAAACGAGCTGATAAACAAAAAATATTATTCTTTTATTCTTCCCCAAGAAAGAAAAACATCAATAAATAAAATAAAAGAAGTAATGGGCAAAAAAAATATCAGAACAGAACTCACTCTTTTGACAAAAGATAAAAAAACCTTGGAAGTTGAGGTTAGCATAGTAAGAATAGACAGCAATCCTTTAGTTATTCAATCATTTATAAGAAAGAATTCAGAAAAAATTGCTCTTGAGAAGGAAAAAATTGCTACCAGCAAATTCAAACTTGTTTCCACTATGGCCACAGGTATTTCCCATGATATCAACAATATTTTGTCAATAATCCACGGAAATCTTTCACTTGCAGCCATGGAAGCTTCTAAAAATAACAATGAAAATATTTTAAAAATAATTGAAAGAATTAACAAAGCTTCTTCCCACCTGGAACTTATAACAAAAAAATTTTTCAGCTTTTCAGATACATCTTTAATTATAAAAAATTCTATTGAAATTAAATCTTTTTTTAATAAGTACGTTGATAAATACAAAGATTTAACTCTGACAATTAAAATCGCAGATAATCTTAAATATTTTCGTATAAACCCCTTGATTTTTGAACCTGCAATTGATGCTATAATTGAGAATTCTTCAGAAGCAATAGCAAACTCAAAGCATAAGGAAATTAAAATAAAGATTTCGGATTTAACAATAAAAGAAGATTCAGATTTAAAAGAAAAACTTTTTAAAGAAGAAAACTATATTAAAATTGAAATCATTGACTCAGGAAAAGGAATCAAACCTGACAATATCAGCAGAATGTTTGACCCGTATTTTTCAACCAAGCCTTTGTCATCAAAAAAGGGAACCGGGCTTGGACTTTCCAATGTTTATACAGCAATCAAACAGCACGAGGGGTATATTGAGGTTGAGTCAAAGGAAAATATTATGACAAAATTTATCGTTTATATCCCAGAGTAA
- a CDS encoding DNA adenine methylase gives MVKEKSPNKSIAPFVKWVGGKRQLIKDLEIHFPSEISTYYEPFVGGGAVLFHLQPKKAVINDTNKELINLYKTIKNNPDKLIKDLKKHENTPEYFYKIRSLDRDKNIYSKLSKVEKASRIVYLNKTCFNGLYRVNSSGEFNTPFGKYKNPNIVNETTIKAVSNYLSTNLIEILNIDFEKSLLESKEGDFVYLDPPYDPVSNSANFTGYTKSGFGKDEQLRLKNICDNLNKKGVKFLLSNSFTNFIQDLYSDYKFSIINAKRSINSNAKKRGAIKEVLVKNYD, from the coding sequence ATGGTTAAAGAAAAAAGCCCCAATAAATCCATTGCTCCTTTTGTAAAATGGGTGGGCGGAAAAAGACAATTAATTAAAGATTTAGAAATCCATTTCCCTTCTGAAATTTCTACTTACTATGAACCTTTTGTGGGCGGAGGAGCTGTATTGTTTCATCTTCAACCCAAAAAAGCAGTGATCAATGATACTAATAAAGAACTAATAAACTTATATAAGACCATAAAAAACAATCCTGACAAACTTATTAAGGATTTAAAAAAACATGAGAACACTCCTGAATATTTTTATAAAATCAGGAGTTTAGACAGAGACAAAAATATCTACTCAAAGCTTTCAAAAGTGGAAAAAGCTTCAAGAATTGTTTATTTAAATAAAACCTGTTTTAATGGTTTATATCGGGTAAACAGCTCAGGAGAATTTAACACACCATTTGGAAAATATAAAAATCCAAATATTGTTAATGAAACAACAATAAAAGCAGTAAGTAATTATTTGTCTACAAACTTGATTGAAATTTTAAATATTGATTTTGAAAAATCCCTTTTAGAGTCTAAAGAAGGCGATTTTGTATATTTAGACCCTCCCTATGACCCTGTTTCTAATAGTGCTAATTTTACAGGATACACCAAATCAGGCTTTGGAAAAGATGAGCAATTGAGATTGAAAAATATTTGCGATAATTTAAATAAAAAAGGAGTGAAATTTTTATTATCAAACTCTTTTACAAATTTTATTCAAGACTTATATTCTGATTATAAATTTTCAATTATAAATGCCAAAAGATCTATAAATTCTAATGCTAAAAAACGAGGGGCAATAAAAGAAGTCCTTGTGAAAAACTACGATTAA